In Sulfitobacter albidus, the following proteins share a genomic window:
- a CDS encoding type II secretion system F family protein, which translates to MLAAQNKMAVTGLATPENLLLYCAAFAAMLLLFGLVGLFAMRDRTAGRVRAMSQSMNRPAQPGSAHPPSLTKGEERAPSGWKKALIPEDPSERMQIRFQLGKLGFERPDVVELFFLLRLFLSLITPISVFGAVALTRAGLLPEGLSETINDTAPLRLLQIAMVGTAVGFYGPGYWLKSRIKARQEKIRNAFPNALDLVQISVEAGLGFDAAINRVGHELGRVAPEVAYEFLLLQIEIQAGRDREAALFDMADRMGIDEAKSFALVIVQSLQFGTSLTQALKTYAVEMREMRELNAQERANALPVKMSGVMSMMMLPALFLITLTPIIIRYTAIY; encoded by the coding sequence ATGCTTGCAGCCCAGAACAAAATGGCCGTGACCGGCCTCGCCACCCCGGAAAACCTGCTGCTGTACTGCGCGGCCTTCGCGGCCATGCTGCTGCTGTTCGGGCTTGTCGGCCTGTTTGCGATGCGTGATCGCACCGCTGGCCGGGTGCGCGCTATGAGCCAATCAATGAACAGGCCCGCGCAGCCCGGCTCCGCACATCCCCCAAGCCTGACCAAAGGCGAAGAGCGTGCGCCAAGCGGGTGGAAAAAAGCCCTTATCCCCGAGGATCCTTCCGAGCGGATGCAGATCCGCTTCCAGCTGGGCAAGCTTGGGTTCGAGCGGCCGGATGTGGTCGAACTGTTCTTTCTGCTGCGTTTGTTCTTGTCGCTGATTACCCCGATCTCCGTGTTCGGGGCCGTGGCGCTGACCCGCGCGGGACTGTTGCCCGAAGGGCTGAGCGAGACAATCAATGACACCGCCCCGCTGCGCCTGTTGCAGATCGCCATGGTTGGCACGGCGGTCGGGTTCTACGGCCCCGGTTATTGGCTGAAATCACGCATCAAGGCGCGACAGGAAAAGATCCGCAATGCGTTTCCCAACGCGCTCGATCTTGTCCAGATCTCGGTTGAGGCGGGGTTGGGTTTTGACGCGGCAATCAATCGGGTGGGCCACGAGCTTGGCCGCGTCGCACCCGAGGTAGCCTATGAATTCCTGCTGTTGCAAATCGAGATCCAGGCCGGGCGCGACCGCGAAGCCGCCTTGTTTGACATGGCCGACCGCATGGGCATCGACGAGGCGAAATCCTTTGCACTGGTGATCGTGCAATCGCTGCAATTCGGCACAAGCCTGACGCAGGCGCTCAAGACCTACGCGGTCGAGATGCGTGAGATGCGCGAGCTGAATGCACAGGAACGCGCCAACGCGCTGCCGGTAAAGATGTCGGGTGTGATGTCGATGATGATGCTGCCCGCGCTGTTTCTGATCACGCTGACGCCGATCATTATCCGCTATACGGCGATCTACTGA
- a CDS encoding type II secretion system F family protein: protein MEISGTPMIVLATLGCALLAALALRMIFAPEAREEKTRSARIRAMRPERASDTAHALVKSSAAPMLGLTLPVVGNLPLLLRRADMEGREFSLGLIVLAAGTLTGAGMSFFLVPIIAFPAGLALAAFLAFKVLSARHEKRMTALTQQLPDALDLMMRGLRVGHPINATIANVGRTMADPVGAEFRQLAEQIAHGDYLTDAFRDFAERTGQEDVEYLSVSISIQHGTGGNLAEMLGTLSKVVRDRIIMRRRIKAISSEGRISAYLLSALPVVIYVATSLTAPDYYSDVSDDPLFKPIAVAIVVLVVANFLTLRKLVNFKV from the coding sequence ATGGAGATTTCCGGCACCCCGATGATCGTGCTCGCAACGCTTGGATGCGCCCTGCTCGCCGCGCTGGCGCTGCGCATGATCTTCGCCCCTGAGGCGCGCGAGGAAAAGACGCGCAGCGCGCGCATCCGGGCCATGCGCCCCGAACGCGCGAGCGACACCGCGCATGCGCTGGTGAAATCGTCTGCGGCACCGATGCTGGGGCTGACGCTGCCGGTCGTGGGAAATCTGCCACTGCTGCTGCGCCGGGCCGACATGGAGGGACGCGAGTTCTCTTTGGGGTTGATCGTGCTAGCTGCCGGAACCCTGACCGGCGCGGGCATGTCCTTTTTCCTGGTACCGATTATTGCCTTTCCCGCCGGTCTTGCCCTTGCCGCCTTTCTTGCGTTCAAGGTGCTGAGCGCGCGCCACGAAAAGCGGATGACTGCCCTGACTCAGCAATTGCCAGATGCGCTGGACCTGATGATGCGCGGCCTGCGGGTGGGTCACCCGATCAATGCGACCATCGCCAACGTGGGCCGTACCATGGCCGATCCGGTCGGCGCGGAATTCCGCCAGCTTGCCGAGCAGATCGCACACGGCGACTACCTAACCGACGCATTCCGCGACTTTGCCGAGAGGACCGGTCAGGAAGATGTCGAATACCTGTCGGTCTCGATCTCGATCCAGCACGGCACCGGCGGCAATCTGGCAGAAATGCTGGGCACGCTGAGCAAGGTCGTGCGCGACCGCATCATCATGCGCCGCCGGATCAAGGCGATCTCCTCCGAGGGGCGCATCTCGGCCTACCTTTTGTCGGCATTGCCCGTCGTGATCTATGTTGCCACGTCGCTTACCGCGCCGGATTACTACAGTGACGTCAGTGACGATCCACTGTTCAAACCTATCGCCGTGGCCATCGTGGTTCTGGTGGTGGCGAATTTCCTCACGCTGCGCAAGCTCGTGAATTTCAAGGTCTGA
- a CDS encoding CpaF family protein — MFRAFKEVKSAPDQAANAAPAPRPAPAPAKPPADFAHAAPSMAAALSTARAPASPEPDTPAEPVSPQDPNRALKTVLHELVLDKLNLTLLDQVSREDLRREIAGLAAGHLKSKGQLMQKGAFNALVDELLDEVLGLGPLEPLLADPSISDILVNGTEKVFVERGGLLERTNVSFQDERHLLRIIDKIVSTVGRRIDESQPWVDARLEDGSRVNAIIRPCAIDGPSLSIRKFSKTPLRMDKLIEHGALSKPAALFLEAAVKGRMNVLISGGTGSGKTTMLNALSSYIDPRQRMVTIEDAAELQLQQEHVVRLETRPANAEGKGAIAQRDLLVNALRMRPDRIMVGEVRGAEAFDMLQAMNTGHDGSMTTIHANTARDAVSRLEQMVTMIGNDFPMQAVRYQIAAGLQLVLQLNRLSDGSRRVMSISEIVGLEGDTIMMQDIFVFKKMGVDAEGRVQGRMMATGVRPACFEALMASGVPLAHDAFAPGDPAVI; from the coding sequence ATGTTTCGCGCTTTCAAAGAGGTCAAATCTGCCCCCGACCAGGCGGCCAACGCAGCCCCCGCGCCACGTCCGGCTCCGGCGCCCGCAAAACCACCTGCCGACTTCGCTCACGCAGCGCCGTCCATGGCAGCTGCCCTGAGCACGGCACGCGCCCCTGCATCGCCTGAGCCAGACACCCCAGCGGAGCCCGTATCCCCGCAGGATCCGAACCGCGCCCTGAAAACCGTCCTGCACGAGCTGGTACTCGACAAGCTGAACCTGACCCTGCTCGATCAGGTCAGCCGCGAGGATCTGCGCCGCGAGATTGCAGGGCTTGCCGCAGGACACCTGAAATCCAAGGGGCAGCTCATGCAAAAGGGCGCTTTCAACGCGCTGGTCGATGAGTTGCTTGACGAGGTGCTGGGCCTCGGCCCGCTTGAGCCGTTGTTGGCAGATCCCAGCATCAGCGACATCCTCGTGAACGGCACCGAAAAAGTATTCGTCGAGCGCGGTGGCCTTCTGGAGCGTACGAATGTCTCGTTTCAGGACGAACGCCACCTTTTGCGCATCATCGACAAGATCGTCTCGACCGTGGGCCGCCGCATTGATGAAAGCCAGCCCTGGGTCGATGCGCGCCTCGAGGACGGCAGCCGCGTGAACGCGATCATCCGCCCCTGCGCCATCGACGGGCCGTCCCTGTCGATCCGCAAATTCTCGAAAACGCCGCTGCGCATGGACAAGCTGATCGAGCATGGTGCGCTCAGCAAACCCGCCGCGCTGTTTCTCGAAGCGGCCGTGAAGGGACGCATGAATGTGCTGATCTCGGGCGGGACAGGCTCGGGCAAGACGACGATGCTGAACGCGCTGTCATCCTACATCGATCCGCGTCAGCGCATGGTCACGATCGAGGACGCCGCCGAGCTGCAATTGCAGCAAGAGCACGTCGTGCGCCTTGAGACCCGGCCCGCCAACGCCGAGGGCAAAGGCGCCATCGCCCAGCGCGATCTGCTGGTCAACGCCCTGCGCATGCGTCCCGACCGCATCATGGTCGGCGAGGTGCGCGGCGCCGAAGCGTTCGATATGTTGCAGGCGATGAACACCGGCCATGACGGATCCATGACGACGATCCACGCCAATACAGCGCGCGATGCTGTCAGTCGGCTCGAACAGATGGTGACGATGATCGGCAATGATTTCCCGATGCAGGCCGTGCGCTACCAGATTGCCGCGGGCTTGCAGCTGGTCTTGCAGCTCAACCGCCTCTCGGACGGCTCTCGCCGGGTGATGAGCATCTCGGAAATCGTGGGCCTTGAGGGGGATACGATCATGATGCAGGACATCTTTGTGTTCAAGAAGATGGGCGTCGACGCAGAGGGTCGTGTGCAGGGCCGCATGATGGCCACCGGTGTGCGCCCCGCCTGTTTCGAGGCGCTGATGGCCTCCGGCGTGCCGCTGGCACATGATGCGTTCGCCCCCGGCGATCCGGCGGTGATCTGA
- a CDS encoding AAA family ATPase, translating into MTLAHHDIEDRVAKAIDTPAPRTQVLLLTVSDGLADALYAEMCQDTTVEGRMERAAFADAAGDADRDWSDVDLLVFEASATPHRDADALRALQARLGAPMPCVAVATRSIDPTHAEALRTAGVAEILPLKIALEEDAEPEEDNLFAEESATPKTRRGWLPADAERQHAPRELEAPTQQEAPAQQQAPDCTPPEHAAAAMTGADAETPAPHADESETADDDFDVLIEEPAPEPEPKRRRTVTQGQLSIVMRSRGGAGATTLAVNLAVARAQSAPDSTVALVDLDIQNGAIAVAMDLPDSAAASAWMRGQKRPGRAFLEEAMTRHSSGVDVMTAPDVFAPLSALDAEGVALLLDALKARYDHIVLDLPPAIAEWIDPVLERAERVLIVTDTSLPAIKRTRRLIDLIGEEHMTLPVQVVVNQERRPVIMPAVLKECEAMLGRPLEHWVPCDQRAARRATDLGVPLQISAKRSRMARAIAVLGNAVFVAPAASASTTNSRAKG; encoded by the coding sequence ATGACCCTTGCACATCACGATATCGAAGACCGCGTCGCCAAAGCCATCGACACGCCCGCCCCGCGCACGCAAGTCCTGTTGCTGACCGTCAGCGACGGTCTCGCCGACGCGCTTTACGCCGAGATGTGTCAGGATACGACCGTCGAGGGCCGGATGGAACGAGCGGCGTTTGCCGACGCGGCTGGTGATGCCGACCGTGACTGGTCAGACGTGGATTTGCTGGTCTTTGAAGCAAGCGCCACACCCCACCGCGATGCCGACGCCCTGCGCGCGCTGCAGGCCCGGCTGGGTGCGCCAATGCCCTGCGTCGCGGTTGCCACCAGGTCGATTGACCCGACCCACGCCGAAGCGCTGCGCACTGCCGGTGTTGCAGAGATCTTGCCGCTGAAAATCGCCCTTGAGGAGGATGCAGAACCGGAGGAAGACAACCTCTTTGCCGAAGAATCCGCCACTCCCAAGACGCGCCGTGGATGGCTGCCCGCCGACGCCGAGCGGCAGCACGCGCCGCGCGAACTGGAAGCGCCCACGCAACAGGAAGCACCCGCTCAACAGCAGGCGCCCGACTGCACCCCGCCGGAACACGCCGCAGCCGCGATGACCGGAGCAGATGCAGAAACGCCTGCGCCCCACGCGGACGAAAGCGAAACGGCAGACGACGATTTCGACGTCCTGATCGAAGAGCCGGCCCCAGAGCCCGAGCCGAAACGCCGCCGCACGGTTACACAGGGACAGTTGAGCATCGTAATGCGCTCCCGGGGTGGGGCCGGCGCCACCACACTGGCGGTAAACCTTGCCGTCGCCAGAGCGCAGTCGGCGCCCGATAGTACGGTCGCGCTGGTCGATCTGGACATTCAGAACGGCGCGATTGCCGTCGCGATGGATCTGCCCGACAGCGCCGCCGCAAGCGCCTGGATGCGCGGCCAGAAACGCCCCGGTCGCGCGTTCCTGGAGGAAGCGATGACACGTCACAGCTCGGGCGTCGATGTCATGACTGCGCCGGACGTCTTTGCCCCGCTCAGCGCGCTTGACGCGGAGGGGGTGGCCCTGCTGCTCGACGCGCTCAAGGCGCGCTACGATCACATCGTCCTCGACCTGCCGCCCGCCATCGCCGAATGGATCGATCCGGTGCTCGAACGCGCGGAGCGGGTGCTGATCGTCACCGACACCAGCCTGCCCGCGATCAAGCGCACACGCCGCCTGATCGATCTGATCGGCGAAGAACATATGACCCTGCCCGTTCAGGTCGTGGTCAATCAGGAACGCCGCCCCGTCATCATGCCAGCCGTTCTCAAGGAATGTGAGGCCATGCTGGGCCGCCCGCTGGAGCATTGGGTGCCATGCGACCAACGCGCCGCCCGCCGCGCCACCGATCTCGGTGTGCCGCTTCAGATCAGCGCAAAGCGTTCGCGCATGGCTCGCGCAATCGCAGTGCTCGGCAACGCCGTCTTTGTCGCGCCTGCCGCGTCGGCTTCCACGACCAATTCCAGAGCGAAAGGATAG
- a CDS encoding TadE/TadG family type IV pilus assembly protein — MMRASLSPLRLRINRALRDEDGATLVEFALVTALFLLILFTLIDFARLGFTNVLAEKATERAVRMAVVRPAVCDGLPLGNARGIIGTLSIDIPNGTRCTERAGLCHTPATQTCTGDLSHPTVAAIWAQVAPLMPTNAGPENLAFSYSFDPALNRVGATYNPIVTVEITDLTFDFISPLGALAAAAGASGQRDLGESFAFSSMSASLPAETIR; from the coding sequence ATGATGCGCGCTTCCCTCTCCCCCTTGCGGTTGCGCATCAACCGTGCGCTGCGCGACGAGGATGGCGCAACGCTTGTCGAATTCGCCCTCGTGACGGCCCTGTTTCTGCTGATCCTTTTCACCCTGATCGATTTTGCGCGGTTGGGCTTTACCAATGTGCTCGCCGAAAAGGCGACCGAGCGGGCGGTCCGCATGGCCGTTGTGCGGCCCGCCGTCTGCGACGGCCTCCCGTTGGGCAACGCGCGCGGGATCATCGGTACGCTGTCGATTGACATCCCCAATGGGACGCGCTGCACCGAACGCGCCGGGCTGTGCCACACACCGGCCACGCAAACCTGCACTGGCGATCTGTCGCATCCCACGGTTGCCGCGATCTGGGCGCAGGTTGCCCCGTTGATGCCGACCAACGCGGGCCCCGAAAACCTCGCGTTCAGCTACAGCTTTGATCCCGCGCTCAACCGCGTGGGCGCTACCTACAACCCGATCGTCACCGTTGAAATCACCGATCTGACGTTCGACTTCATCTCGCCCCTCGGCGCGCTTGCCGCCGCCGCGGGCGCCTCCGGGCAACGCGATCTGGGGGAAAGCTTTGCCTTTTCCTCGATGAGCGCGTCGCTCCCCGCTGAAACCATTCGCTAA
- a CDS encoding TadE/TadG family type IV pilus assembly protein translates to MKRRPLMRFCRDQDGAALVEFGLLFPIFMLMLGMTVEGARTYLAYQTTVSGVRDATRFISRVADVDTCTTGAGLSGWNDRLALIVAADAGGRSLMPVAVQVEDVTATLSCPANGLRGGATPLATVTATLRIQYPFSGLMRLAGVRTDTLTTTVSDQTRILGS, encoded by the coding sequence ATGAAACGCCGCCCCCTCATGCGCTTTTGCCGCGATCAGGACGGCGCAGCCCTTGTCGAATTCGGGCTGCTGTTCCCGATCTTCATGCTGATGCTCGGCATGACGGTTGAAGGAGCCCGCACCTATCTGGCCTATCAGACGACCGTGTCGGGCGTGCGCGATGCCACCCGTTTTATCAGCCGGGTGGCGGATGTGGATACCTGCACCACCGGCGCTGGCCTGTCGGGTTGGAACGACCGGCTTGCCCTCATCGTGGCCGCCGACGCCGGTGGCCGATCCCTGATGCCCGTAGCCGTACAGGTTGAGGACGTCACCGCGACGCTGAGTTGCCCGGCAAACGGCCTGCGCGGGGGTGCTACACCGCTTGCGACGGTCACGGCGACCCTGCGGATCCAGTACCCGTTCAGCGGTTTGATGCGGCTCGCCGGTGTCCGGACCGACACGCTGACCACGACGGTCAGCGATCAGACACGGATCCTGGGCTCATGA